Sequence from the Acidimicrobiia bacterium genome:
CCGGTGACCGCAGCCACCCTGCCACCGTCGGCCACCCGCAGGCGCACCCTGGTGTATTCGGACCCGACGTTCTGGTGGATGAAGGAGTTGGCGAACCGGGTCAGCTCCTCGCGACCGAAGGTGACGATCGCCTCGGCCTCGGCGCGGTCGCCCACCATCTCGACGACACGGCGCGCCGCCTCCTGCGGGTTCATCCCCGCACCCCCACCCTCACCTCGGCGAACCGGCCCGGTGATGCCGAGTGCCCGGTGTGGGCCACCTGCATCGGCTGGCCCTTGCCGCAGTTGGGGGTGCCCCAATGCACCCACTCCGCCGCCCCACCGAGCATGTCCAGCTGCGCCCAGAAGCGGGGTGTGATCCCGGTGTAGGTCGGGTTCTTGATCATCCTCCCCAGCCGGCCGTCGACGATCTCCCAGCCGATCTCGCAGCCGAACTGGAAGTTGAGCCTCTTGTCGTCGATCGACCACGAGCGGTTGGTGGACATGAGCACCCCCCGCCGGGTCTCGGCGATCATCTCCTCGACCGACGAGGCCCCCGGGAGCAACCCGACGTTGGTCATCCGCACCATCGGCAGCCGGTCGTAGCCGTCGGCTCGCACCATCCCTCCCGGCGGGAGTCCGGCGATGGCCGCCGAGTCGCGCCCGGAGAGCACCCCCACCCACAGCCCGGCGTCGACGATGGGCACCCGTTGCGCCGGGGTCCCCTCGTCGTCGAACCCGAAGGTCCCCAACGCCCCGGGAAGGGTGGCGTCGGCGGTGATGTTCATCAGGTCGGACCCGTAGCGGTGACGGCCCAGCTCTTCGAGGCGTAGGTGCGAGGTCCCGGCGAAGGCCGCCTCCCATCCGAGTATCCGATCCAGCTCGATGGCGTGGCCCACCGACTCGTGGATCTGCAGGGCCAGCTGGCTGGCCTCGAGGATGATGGTCATCTCCCCTTCGGGGCACTGCTCGGCGTCGAGGAGGGCTGCTGCCTCCTCGGCGATGCGGCCGGCGTTGGCGGCGTACTCCCACTTGCGCACCGTCTCGTACCCGCCGGTCTCGTACTGGCCGAACGACTGCGGGTAGGAGCGGCGCTGGGTCTCCGACTCGCCGATGGCGGTGGCGTCGAATCCGCCGCCACACTCCACGAGGTGCTGGTGGATGCGGTGGCCCTGGGAGGACACGAACCACTTGTGGGTGTCCCACGCCCCGAACGACGCTCGGGCGAGGCGGATCCGGTCGACGGCCGCCATCTCCTCGGTGACCGTCACCAGCAGATCCACCTTCTCGGAGAGCGGCACCTCGAGCGGCGGTTCCTGGTGCGGGGTCTCGTAGGAGGCCTCCACCACCGGCACGTCGGCCAGCTCAAACAGCGGTCCGGGCACGGCGGCCGAGGCCTTGGCGATCTCGGCGGCGCGATGTCCTGCCGAACGCAGGCCCTCTGCCGACAGGTCGTGGGTCCCGAAGAAGCCCCAGGATGATCCGAACATGGCGCGTACGCCCACGCCGACCGACTCGATGCGATCCAGGCCCTCCACGTTGCCGTTGAGCACCTCGATGTTCTCCGCCCTGGCCTCCACGAAGCGGGCGTCGGCGTAGGTGGCACCTGCGGCCAGGGCCGCCTCCACTGCTGCTGTTGCCGGGTCGAACATGCCGGAGGCACGCTACCCGATCGGACGGGAGGTTCCCACCCTCAGATCCCGGTGGCGGTGTCCACGATCAGCTCGTCCACCACCGCCTGCAGTGCCTCCCGGTCCGACGCGCCACCGCCGAGAGCGCTGCGATATGTGGCCACCTGTCGGTCGGCGCTGGTGCCGGTACCGACGATGTCCCGGGCGCCCTCCACCTCGGCCAGGCATCCCAGGGCCTCGGCCTCCTCCCCGACCAATTCCACCAGCTCGTCGATCAGGTCGGCGAACGGGACCAACATCCCTCGACCGAAGTCCATCAGCTCGGCCTCGGTGCCGTACCGTTGTGCCCTCCACACGTTCTCGGAAACCAGCATCGGGGCGTAGTTGCGCCACCGCTGGTTGCGCCGGCGCAGGCCGTAGAGCATGGCCAGGATCGACTGGTAGAGGGCGGCGACGGTGATGCCGTCGTCGAGCCGGGTGCACACGTCGGCGATCCGCATCTCCAGCGTCTCGTAGCGGGCCGAGGGGCGGACATCCCACCACAGCTTGGTGGCGTCATCCATCAGACCCGCCCCCACCAGGACATCCAGGTGGCGTTGGTACTCGGCCCAGGACGAGAAGTGCTCCGGTAGCCCGGTTCGGGGCAGGGAGCGGAACACCGAGATCCGGTACGACTTGAGTCCGCTCTCCAGGCCGTGCCAGAACGGAGACGACGTGCTCAGTGCCAGCAGGTGGGGAAGGAAGTAGGAGACGCCGTTCATCAGGTCGATCCGCAGCTCGGGGTCCTCGATCCCCACGTGGACGTGCATCCCGCAGATCACAAGGCGGCGGGCGACCACCTGGAGGTCCTTGGCCAGCATCAGGTACCGCTCCTTCTCGGTCACCTCCTGCTCGGCCCAATCGGCGAAGGGATGCGTCGAGGCGGCGATGAGCCGCATCCCGTGAGCCTCGGCGACACCGATCAGCTCGCCTCGCAGCCGCGCCAGGTCGCTTCGCGCCTCGGGAACGGTGGCGCACACCCGGGTCCCCACCTCCACCTGCGCCTTGAGGAACTCGGGGGTCACCTGCTGGCCGAGGATCTCGCGACAGGCGTCCATCACCGCGTCGCCCGGATCGCGCACCAGATCGCGCGTGACCGGGTCGACCAGCAGGTACTCCTCCTCGATGCCCACGGTGAAGGCGGGACGCGGCGGCATTCATCTCCTAATCGGCTGGGCGAACCATACCGAGCGACCCGACGCGTCGGACTCCCCGGGAGTACCGTTGCGTCATGGCTACCAAGGCAACCACCCCGGAACCGACACCGCTTGACAAGATCGCCGAGTGGGCGCGCGCCGAAGAAGGCGTCTCCGTCGCCGACGACGGCACCATCACCGTGGAGGGGGACAGCGAGCTGACCATCGCCGTCAGCGCCGACGACGAGCGCATCTCGATGGTGCACGAGCACGCCGAGACGACCTCGGATCCGGCTCGAGTCGCCGCAGTGCGCGCCGCCCTGCCCGGACGGGGCTCCCCGGTGACCGGCACGCTCAGTGCCGGTCGTACCCGCCTCACCGCCACCCTCACCTCCACCCTGTACGTCGACGGGCTGAACCGCCAGGCGTTCGTGACCGGCCTCAACGGGCTGATCGCCGCAGCCGACGCGCTGACCACGGCTTCGGCCGATAGCAGGCGGCAGGGCACCGCCGCCCCGACCGCCGGTGACGAGGCCGTTGCAGACCTCGTCGAGTCTGCGGCCGATGCGGTGGCAGGCGAGGCGGGATCGATCGTCCAGGAAGCCCTGTCGGAGGAGGAAGCGGCTGCACTCGCCGAGGCGGAAGAGGCGGAGGCCCGCGCCGCCGCCGAGGAAGCGGCGGCCCAGCAGGCGGCGCGCGCCGCACAGGCCGCCGCGACGGTCGGGGCCGCTGTTGGCGCATGGTCACCCACCCACAAGGTTCCCGAAGGTGGGATGCGGGCCTGGCCTGAGCCGAATCCTGCCCTGCCGCCGGCAGCCGACCTGCAGGCCCGAGTCGAACTGACCATCGCCGAGAAGCGTGGGGACTGGGCTCGGGTGGTCGGGTCCAACGGATGGACCGGATGGGTGGACGCCAGGAGGCTGGCCCCGATCGGAGCCGCGACGGCGACCCCGGCCTCGTCGGCCGCCGGCGCTTCCGGAGCATCGAGCACGACGTTCCCGATCGCCGCCATAGGCGGAATCGCCGTCGCCATCGCCGCCTTCCTACCCTGGTTCAGCCTGGACACGTTCGACGCCAACAGCTTCGAGGTCGCCCTCCCGTTCCTATGGGACCTTCATGCTTCCGGTCAGCCGGCGCTCGGATACCTGGTGGCGGCGCTCGGGGCCCTCGGCCTGCTGGCTCCGTTCGTGGAGCAGATCCCGAGCGGGGCCCGGAGGTTCGCCGGTGTCGCCTCGGTGGCGGTCGCCGCCCTGTAGGTGTTCCAGGTGAACCGAGGGCTGGGCACCGGGCTCGGTGACACGATCGACACCGTCGGCTACGGGGTGTACGTCGCCCTCGCCGGCGGCCTGGCGTTGATGGCTGCCCCGACGAGCAAGCCCTGAGCGGAAGCCCCAGCAGCGACTGGGATCCGGACGGCTACCTCCGCTTCGGCGGGGCACGGTTCCGTGCCTCCCTCGATCTGGTCGATCGCCTCGTCGGCTCACCGCCCGGCGTCGTGTGGGACCTGGGATGCGGCACCGGGGAGATCACAGAGGCTCTCGCCAGACGCTTTCCGGCTGCTCGGGTGCTCGGAATCGATTCGTCACCGGAGATGCTCTCGCGAGCGCGTGAGCGGCAGGGAGTGGAGTGGGTACAGGGCGACATCCGGACCTGGGACCCCGATGGACCGGTCGATCTGATCTTCTCCAGCGCCGCACTCCATTGGTTGCCCGGTCACGCCGGGCTGTTCCCCCGGCTGTTCTCGAGACTCTCGCCAGGCGGAAGGTTGGCGGTTCAGATGCCCCGCAACTTCGCCCAGCCGTCCCACACGCTTCTGGCAGAGACGGCCCGGGGCGCCAGGTGGGCGGATCGCCTCTCTCACCTTGGCCGGCAGGCACCGGTGGCGTCACCCGACTGGTACCACGACCTGCTGCGGCCCCTGGCCTCTGTCCTCGACGTCTGGGAGACCACCTACCTGCAGGCGCTCACCGGTGACGACCCGGTGGCGGCCTGGACCCGGTCCACCGCGGCGCGCCCTTACCTGGAGGCACTGGGCAGCGACGCCGAGGCGTTCATGGAGGAGTACTCGGCTCGGCTCCGCATGGCCTACCCACCACGCCCCGACGGGGTGACGCTCTTCCCCTTCACCCGCCTCTTCGTCATCGCCGGGGCCTAGCGTTCGACCATGGACCCCGAAACCTACGATCGAATCCTCTCGCTGCGAGTGACGCGGGAGTTTCAGGAGCGTCCCCTCACCGGGGACGAACTGGACGCCATCCTCGAGGCAGGCCGGTGGACCGGATCATCGAAGAACGTCCAGGGATGGGTGTTCGTGGTGATCGAAGGGCAGCGGAGCCTGGACTCCGTCGCCGAAGCCGGCAGGTTCACCGATCCGGTTCGGAACTCGGCGGCGACCATCGCCTTGGTTCGCACCGCCGCAGGAAACGACTTCGACATCGGGCGGGCGGCGCAGAACATGATGCTGGCGGCCGACACCATGGGGATCGGCTCGTGCCCGATCACTCTCCACGATGCCGAGACGGCCGGCCGAGTCCTCGCGCTCGGTTCCGACGAGGAGTGCCGCTGGGTGATCGCCTTCGGATTCCCCGACCGACAAAGGGAGGCGGAGTCCAGGGAACGGCGACGTGCCTCGGGAATGGCCGGCCGCAGGGCGCGTGAAGAAGTGTTTCGCCGGCTCGCCGACCAAGACGGTCAGCCTCGCAGCACCTGAACCATCTCGGCGAGGATCGCCACCGCGATCTCACCCGGCGTCACCGCCCCGATCGCCAGGCCGACCGGGCCGTGGAGCCTGACGAGGTCGGCCTCGGCACAGCCGGACGCCAGAAGACGCTCCAGACGCTCCCGGTGGGTAGAACGCGACCCGAGCACCCCCACGTAGCGCGGATCGGCGCCGAGTACCGCCGGGAGCAGCGAGTCCTCGAACCGGGCGGCGTGAAGCAGGGAGACCACGAAGCATCCCCCCTCCAGCGGCCGCCGCTCCAGGAGGTCGGCGGGCCACCCGACATCCACGGCGTCGGCGTCGGGAAAGCGATCGGGGCGGGCATGGGTCGGCCGGGGATCGCCGACGACGACCCGATAACCGGCAACGGCGGCCATCCGGCACAACGCCTCTGCAATCGGTCCCGCCCCGAAGATCCGCAGCGTCGGCGGTGGCGCCACCACCTCGAAGAACACCTCCACCCCGTTCACCAAGGCAAGCATCGAACGGCGAGAGGCCGCCGCCTCTGCAACCCGGCGGCGCAGACCGTCCTCCATCCCCGATGGAAGATTGCCGGCGAGTCGTTCTCCAGAGTCGTCGAACAGCGTTCGGATGCCGATGGCATCGCCGCCGAGGACGGTCGCAAGAACTCCGGTGAGCCCTTCGGCGGCAAGGCGGGCGGCGGCGGAAAGGGGATCGGTCACCAGCGGTCCACGAACACCCGGATGGTGCCGCCGCAGGCGAGGCCCACCTCGAAGGCTGCGTCGTCGGAGATGCCGTAGTCGAGAAGCCGGGGTGGGCCGCCGCCGATGACCTCCTGAGCGTGGGCGATGACGTCGCCCTCGACGCATCCGGCGCTCACCGAGCCGTGCACATCACCCGCCGACGACACCAGCAGGCGCGACCCCGGCGGGCACGGAGCAGAACCTTCGACGGCGACCACGGTGGCCGCCGCCACCGTCCTGCCCTCTGAGGCCCAGGCATCCCGCACCGCCACGTCGTCTTGCAGCCCCATCGGGCAAGTATCCCAGGACGCACAACACCCCGGGGCCTCCTATCCTCCCGGGGCCACCTCCGGTCGCCCCCTCCATGCGCAGCTCCTTCGACGCACTCACGGTCTTCGACCCCCGGCGCAGTCGACGCTTTCGTCGTCGGCGCAACTGGGGTCAGCTCACCCTGCGACTGCTGACCGTCCTCGCACTGGTTGGAACCCTGGTCGGAGGCTGGGTGATCTTCCGCTCCATGACCGGCATCGATCCGGTGCCACTGCGGGTGCTGGGAGCCGAGGGCCGGCCCCTGGGCGGGGCGCTCGTGGCAGGCGACAACGGGGCCGAAGCAGCCACCGATGCCGGCGGCCTGGCCCGCCTGCCCTTTGAGGTCCCGGCGACCCTCACCGTCACCGCCGACGGCTACGTACCCGCCGTGTTCACCGTCGAGGCCCTTCCCATCCAGGGAGCGTTGGCCCTTCAGATGGAGCCGCTGGTGCTTCAGGGGCGGGTCGTCGACAGCAACGGGAACGGCGTGGTCGGAGCCGCCGTCACCATCGGGGAGCACTCCGTGACGACCGGGCAGTTCGGGGCGTTCGAGATCGTCGAGGCCATGCCGGGCACGGTCAGGGTCGAGAAGGCAGCCTGGGAGCCTGCCGAGGCCGAGTGGGATGGCAGCCGCAAGCGATTCGACGTGACCATGGACGCCTTCATGGTGCGGGCGCTGCGTGTCGAAGAGGACACCGCCGGCGACGATGCCGCCTTTGCCCGCATCCTCGACATGGCCGACGCCTCCACGGTGAACGCCCTGGTGTTCGACACCAAGGAGGAGGAGGGGAAGGTGCTTCACACCTTCACCGATTACTCCGAGCCCCAGTCGATCGGGGCGCTGCAACCCACCTACGACGCAGCGCAACGACTCGCCGAGATCGAGGAGCACGGGTTGTATGCGATCACCCGGATCGTCGTGTTCCAGGACCCCTACGCCTCGCGGTTCCGCAACGAGTGGGCACTGCACAACTCCGAGGACGGCGGGACCTGGGTGAACGACAGGGGGCTGGGCTGGATGGATCCCACGGACAGAGGCTCGTGGG
This genomic interval carries:
- a CDS encoding carboxylate-amine ligase → MPPRPAFTVGIEEEYLLVDPVTRDLVRDPGDAVMDACREILGQQVTPEFLKAQVEVGTRVCATVPEARSDLARLRGELIGVAEAHGMRLIAASTHPFADWAEQEVTEKERYLMLAKDLQVVARRLVICGMHVHVGIEDPELRIDLMNGVSYFLPHLLALSTSSPFWHGLESGLKSYRISVFRSLPRTGLPEHFSSWAEYQRHLDVLVGAGLMDDATKLWWDVRPSARYETLEMRIADVCTRLDDGITVAALYQSILAMLYGLRRRNQRWRNYAPMLVSENVWRAQRYGTEAELMDFGRGMLVPFADLIDELVELVGEEAEALGCLAEVEGARDIVGTGTSADRQVATYRSALGGGASDREALQAVVDELIVDTATGI
- a CDS encoding methyltransferase domain-containing protein; this translates as MSGSPSSDWDPDGYLRFGGARFRASLDLVDRLVGSPPGVVWDLGCGTGEITEALARRFPAARVLGIDSSPEMLSRARERQGVEWVQGDIRTWDPDGPVDLIFSSAALHWLPGHAGLFPRLFSRLSPGGRLAVQMPRNFAQPSHTLLAETARGARWADRLSHLGRQAPVASPDWYHDLLRPLASVLDVWETTYLQALTGDDPVAAWTRSTAARPYLEALGSDAEAFMEEYSARLRMAYPPRPDGVTLFPFTRLFVIAGA
- a CDS encoding TldD/PmbA family protein; protein product: MFDPATAAVEAALAAGATYADARFVEARAENIEVLNGNVEGLDRIESVGVGVRAMFGSSWGFFGTHDLSAEGLRSAGHRAAEIAKASAAVPGPLFELADVPVVEASYETPHQEPPLEVPLSEKVDLLVTVTEEMAAVDRIRLARASFGAWDTHKWFVSSQGHRIHQHLVECGGGFDATAIGESETQRRSYPQSFGQYETGGYETVRKWEYAANAGRIAEEAAALLDAEQCPEGEMTIILEASQLALQIHESVGHAIELDRILGWEAAFAGTSHLRLEELGRHRYGSDLMNITADATLPGALGTFGFDDEGTPAQRVPIVDAGLWVGVLSGRDSAAIAGLPPGGMVRADGYDRLPMVRMTNVGLLPGASSVEEMIAETRRGVLMSTNRSWSIDDKRLNFQFGCEIGWEIVDGRLGRMIKNPTYTGITPRFWAQLDMLGGAAEWVHWGTPNCGKGQPMQVAHTGHSASPGRFAEVRVGVRG
- a CDS encoding nitroreductase family protein, encoding MDPETYDRILSLRVTREFQERPLTGDELDAILEAGRWTGSSKNVQGWVFVVIEGQRSLDSVAEAGRFTDPVRNSAATIALVRTAAGNDFDIGRAAQNMMLAADTMGIGSCPITLHDAETAGRVLALGSDEECRWVIAFGFPDRQREAESRERRRASGMAGRRAREEVFRRLADQDGQPRST
- a CDS encoding XdhC family protein, producing the protein MGLQDDVAVRDAWASEGRTVAAATVVAVEGSAPCPPGSRLLVSSAGDVHGSVSAGCVEGDVIAHAQEVIGGGPPRLLDYGISDDAAFEVGLACGGTIRVFVDRW
- a CDS encoding putative glycoside hydrolase, whose protein sequence is MRSSFDALTVFDPRRSRRFRRRRNWGQLTLRLLTVLALVGTLVGGWVIFRSMTGIDPVPLRVLGAEGRPLGGALVAGDNGAEAATDAGGLARLPFEVPATLTVTADGYVPAVFTVEALPIQGALALQMEPLVLQGRVVDSNGNGVVGAAVTIGEHSVTTGQFGAFEIVEAMPGTVRVEKAAWEPAEAEWDGSRKRFDVTMDAFMVRALRVEEDTAGDDAAFARILDMADASTVNALVFDTKEEEGKVLHTFTDYSEPQSIGALQPTYDAAQRLAEIEEHGLYAITRIVVFQDPYASRFRNEWALHNSEDGGTWVNDRGLGWMDPTDRGSWEYPIQLGIHACRLGFDEIQFDYTRFPTDGDIETAVYDDPAKDTAEGRVEVIAAFLAEARERINAEGCAVSADVFAIVMSVRDDQGIGQKVEELSHVVDAISPMVYPSHYGRGWLNLENPNDHPAEVIGEALRSGMIRLEGGALLRPWIQGFSWSADQVREAIATVDDLHMGWMLWNQLSLYEEEWLPPDPSG
- a CDS encoding XdhC family protein, which gives rise to MTDPLSAAARLAAEGLTGVLATVLGGDAIGIRTLFDDSGERLAGNLPSGMEDGLRRRVAEAAASRRSMLALVNGVEVFFEVVAPPPTLRIFGAGPIAEALCRMAAVAGYRVVVGDPRPTHARPDRFPDADAVDVGWPADLLERRPLEGGCFVVSLLHAARFEDSLLPAVLGADPRYVGVLGSRSTHRERLERLLASGCAEADLVRLHGPVGLAIGAVTPGEIAVAILAEMVQVLRG